TGCTGAAGCTTCATCAAACCTGGCACGTTACGATGGTGTTAAATATGGATTAAGAGTGGAAAGCACTAACTTGATTGACATGTATAAAAAAACCAGAGCCAAAGGGTTTGGAAAAGAGGTAAAAAGAAGGATCATGATAGGAACTTATGCCCTTTCTGCCGGATACTATGATGCCTTTTATCTCAAAGCCTCTAAGGTGAGAACCCTGATTTTAAGGGACTTTTTAGAGGCTTTTAAACAGGTTGACCTTTTAATCACCCCTGTAACCCCTACTCCACCCTTTAAAATAGGAGAAAAGATTACCGACCCCTTGCAGATGTACCTTTCTGACATCTTTACCATCCCGGTTAATCTGGCAGGACTTCCTGGTATTAGCCTACCAATAGGCCTTAACTCAGAGGGGCTTCCTATAGGATTACAAATAATAGGACCTCATTTTAGAGAAGATTTACTCCTTAGCTTGGCCTATCAAATAGAAAAAATGATAGACCAAAGGTTTATACCTCCTCTGTTAAAAAATTGAGCTTCAAGGATAAGAAACATGAAAAAAAAGGCACTTGGCAAAGGGCTTTCTGAACTAATACCTGACATAGACCAGGAGATCTCTTTACAAGAAAAAACTGACCATAAAGGTATAAGGTTTATTCCTGTAGATCACATACTTTTTTCTCCACTACAACCTAGATTGGTGTATAAAGAAGATGAAGAGTTTGAAGAGCTGGTTAAGTCCATCAAAGAGACAGGGATTTTGCAACCTATTTTAGTACGAGAAAAAGGGGAAGGTTTGTTTGAGTGTATCGCAGGAGAGCGCAGGCTTAGAGCTTGTAAAAAAGCTGGACTCTCCGAAGTCCCTGCCATCATCAAAAACCTTTCTGATGAAGAGGTCTTAATAGTTGCGCTGATAGAAAACCTGCAAAGGAAAAATCTCAATCCCTTAGAAGAGGCTATAGCTTATAAAAACCTTGTAGAAAAGTTCGGTTATACCCAAGAAGAGATTGCAGCTAAAGTAGGTAAAGACCGTACTACTGTAGCTAATCTGCTAAGGCTTTTAAACCTTCCTCAAGAAATCCAGCAAGACCTTATGGAGGAAAAGCTTACGGTAGGACATGCTAAGGCCCTTCTATCTCTAAGTTCTAAAGAACAACAATTAGAGGTAAGAAACATTATCCTACAAAAAGGACTTTCAGTAAGAGAAACTGAAAGACTGGTTAACAAGCTTTTAGCAGGAGAGAAAGCCAAAAAATTAAAACAACCTGACCCTAATCTTTTATATCTGTCTGAAGAAATAAGTAAGCTTGTTGGCACAAAGGTTAATATAAAAATACAAAACAAAAAAACTTATTTCATCTTCGAGTTTGAAGAACCAGAAAGGGTAGAAGATTTTTTGGAAACTCTTAAAAAAGCCTTCGGTATTTAGAACTATTTTCTAACATTTAAGCCCTTACATAGGCATATCCTTCCTGTTGCAGCTCTACCAAAGCTTTAATACCAGCAGGAACGGTTTTACCTCCTTTAGGCACTGCCTCAAAAGGTATGTTAAAGCCTTTTAAAGCGTTTTCACAAAAATAAACCTCTCCTCCTAAATCAAGTAGCTCGTTAAAAAGGTCTGTATAAGGGGTAAAATCTTTTAAAACGGTTATTCCTTCAAAGTTCACGATTATTTTAACCAAAGGTTGTTCTTCAGACCTACAGGCATTAAGAAAATTTTTCGCCATTTTTAATGCTGGTACAAACCTATCAGATTGAGGAACATGTAATAAAAGCTTTAACTCCATACTTACCCCCTCATCTATGATAATATATCCAAGTTCTCAAACTCTTTTTTAAGACTCCTTGAAAGGAGCCTTTTCAAACATTTTTGAGGGTTTTCCTTTTCAAAAAGGACATGGTAAACCTCTTCACAGATAGGCATCTCTATCTTAAAATGACGGGCTAAACTCCTTACCACTTTAGAAGTTTTAACTCCTTCAGCTACCTCTCTCAGGTTTTGCAGGATATCCTCTAATTTTTCTCCCTTTCCTATTCGGTATCCCACCTGATAATTCCGAGAAAGGGCACCTGTACAGGTTAAAACAAGGTCTCCAAGGCCTGCTAGCCCATAAAAAGTAGAAGGCTGTCCCCCCATCTTGATACCTAAACGTATCATCTCTATAAGACCACGGGTTATCAAAGAAGCCCTGGCATTAAGACCTAATTGAAGTCCGTCGCAAATTCCAGAAGCTATGGCTATCACGTTTTTTATAGCTCCAGCGATCTCAACCCCGAGAGGGTCATCGCTTCTGTAAACCCTAAAATAAGGCTGGGCGATTAGTTCTTGGATCTTTTTGGTTTCTTCTTCTTTTTTACCTGCCAAAACTACCGCTGTAGGAAGCTCCTTAGCCACCTCTTTAGCAAAAGAAGGTCCTCCCAACACCATCACTTCGTAACCCTCAGGCAACAACTCCGTTAATATATTATAAGGGGTCTTTCCTGTTTCTAAGTCTATACCTTTGATAGCGGAAACATGATATTTTATCCGTTTAGCCAAAGATTTTAACCCTTCTAACAAATGTCTTAAGGCATAAGAAGGCACCACCCAAAAAACAGCCTCAGAATTACCAAAAGCTTCTTCTGGGTCTAAGGTAGCTTTTAATTTTTTAGGTAGCTTAATTCCTGGGAGGTAAAAAGGATTTTCTTTTTCTTTATTGATACTATCACAAACGACCTCCCTTCTAACTAAAAGAGAAACCTCGATGTCTTTTGAGGCTAATACTTTACCTAAAGC
Above is a genomic segment from Thermodesulfobacterium commune DSM 2178 containing:
- a CDS encoding NAD(P)H-dependent glycerol-3-phosphate dehydrogenase: MKKITVVGGGSWGTALGKVLASKDIEVSLLVRREVVCDSINKEKENPFYLPGIKLPKKLKATLDPEEAFGNSEAVFWVVPSYALRHLLEGLKSLAKRIKYHVSAIKGIDLETGKTPYNILTELLPEGYEVMVLGGPSFAKEVAKELPTAVVLAGKKEEETKKIQELIAQPYFRVYRSDDPLGVEIAGAIKNVIAIASGICDGLQLGLNARASLITRGLIEMIRLGIKMGGQPSTFYGLAGLGDLVLTCTGALSRNYQVGYRIGKGEKLEDILQNLREVAEGVKTSKVVRSLARHFKIEMPICEEVYHVLFEKENPQKCLKRLLSRSLKKEFENLDILS
- a CDS encoding DsrE family protein, with amino-acid sequence MELKLLLHVPQSDRFVPALKMAKNFLNACRSEEQPLVKIIVNFEGITVLKDFTPYTDLFNELLDLGGEVYFCENALKGFNIPFEAVPKGGKTVPAGIKALVELQQEGYAYVRA
- a CDS encoding ParB/RepB/Spo0J family partition protein translates to MKKKALGKGLSELIPDIDQEISLQEKTDHKGIRFIPVDHILFSPLQPRLVYKEDEEFEELVKSIKETGILQPILVREKGEGLFECIAGERRLRACKKAGLSEVPAIIKNLSDEEVLIVALIENLQRKNLNPLEEAIAYKNLVEKFGYTQEEIAAKVGKDRTTVANLLRLLNLPQEIQQDLMEEKLTVGHAKALLSLSSKEQQLEVRNIILQKGLSVRETERLVNKLLAGEKAKKLKQPDPNLLYLSEEISKLVGTKVNIKIQNKKTYFIFEFEEPERVEDFLETLKKAFGI